The Triticum aestivum cultivar Chinese Spring chromosome 5A, IWGSC CS RefSeq v2.1, whole genome shotgun sequence genomic sequence aaataactacaggAGGGGGGCACCTAGTGACtagaagacaccagggcgcgccctggtgggttgtggccagcccccacctctggtgcccatcttctggtacttaaggtcttttgacctagaaaaaataaagagaggactttcgggatggagcgccgccgtcttgaggcggaacttgggtaggagtaCTTTTTCCCTCAGGCAGAGCGATTTCGCTGGGGGAAGTTCCCTCCcaaagggggaaatcgaagccatcgtcatcaccaacaaccctctcatctttgggaggccaatcttcatcaacatctccaacaacaccatctcctctcaaaccctagttcatctcttgtgttcaatctttgtaccggaacctcatattggtactatatggtttatttggtggaagattatatgttcagatccattatgctatttaataactCTCTGATCTTGaccatgaatatcatttgtgagtagttacctttgttcttgaggtcacgggagaagtcatgtgaagttgctatgtgttcgatattttgatgatatgtatgttgtgattcccttagtggtgacatgtgaacatcgactacatggaacttcaccatctttgggcctaagggaatgcattgtgtagtagttattagatgatgggttgctagagtgacagaagcttaaaccctagtttatgcactacttcctaagggaccgatttggatccatatatttaatgctatggttagattttatcttaatacttttctcgtagttgcggatgcttgcgagggagttaatcgtaagtgggaggtttgttcaagtaagaacaacacccaagcaccggtccacccacatattaaattatcaaaataacgaacacaaatcaaaccaacatgatgaaagtgactagatgaaattcccatgttcCCTCAAGAACTATTTGCTTATTATaatagaccgttttggcctatcctttgccacaaaagatttgggctaccttgctgcactttatttatcgttatcgttacttgctcgttacaaattatcttgctatcaaactactcgttaccgacaaattcagtgcttgcaaaaattacattgctgaaaaccacttgtcatttccttctgctcctcattgggttcgacactcttccttattgagaggactatgattgatcccctatacttgtgggtcatcagtcacgTCTTCCAGCTGGCAAAGCAGACCAAAAAGTTCGAGGTCCACCTCGAAGACCCCGACAGAATGGTAACCATTGGGGGAGATCTCTCGGAAGGCCAGGAGGCAGAGCTCCTCGCCTACCTCCAAACCAACTAGAACATATTCGTATGGAAGCCCGCCGACATGCCAGGAGTGCCAGCAGAGAACGCCGAACATTGCCTAAACGTTCGCAAGGACATGAGGCTGGTAAAGCAGGCTCTGCGGCGCTTCGCTACAAAGAAATGAATGATGATAGGAGAAGAAATAGCACACCTACTCACGGCCAAGTTCATAAGGGAGGTTGCGCACCCAAGTAGCTGGCAAACCCCGtgatggtgctgaagaagaacaacacaTGGCACAAGTGTGTGGACTACACTGAAGTCAACAAGGcgtgccccaaggacccattcccGCTACCAAGGATCGATCAGATAATTGACTCCACGACAGTGTGCGAGCGCCTATGCTTCTTGGACccatattcaggataccaccaaattcggatgaaggaatccgaccaggaAACAACCTCTTTCTGCAAGTAGGCAAGCGAAACGGCAACACCGTGGTATTGTGCACAAGAATAATGACATGAATCTTGTCCTTTAACACATCAATGTATTAAGAAGGGGAAAAGGCATTCCGGATTGTTGCTAGGAGCCAATAGTGAGTGCATAGTCTCATTGAACCCAACTGTGTATTCAGAAACTGACTCTGCTTGCCGCAAATGAAACAATTCATGCAACAACACTTAGGATTCGTTACGGCCAAATTGTTCATCTACCAAAGCATAGAATAATTCAAAATTCATTTCCTCCCAATCTCACCCAACATTTTCTAACCACAACATAGCAAGACATGCAAATGCATTAATGTTGTATCTAACTAGAGTGCGGGATTTATATGGAACACCCTAAATACAACTCATAATTTCTTCTCCAACTTGGTGGTATCTCCCCGTAGGGATGCAAATTTGGAACCTTTAGGGTACCCTCCGACCCTACTTAGATCAATCAAATGAACTTAAGTTTCGAAAATGAAGTGAATTTTGGAGATTTAGTACATTTAGTTGAAATAATGAGGGTTGGAGGGTACCTACTCTGacggaggaggacgagggaggggtTCGGGAAAGGCGTGCATGCCCACAACACGAACATGGTAACCACGCCGATGATAGACCCCCATGGTGTTATCTCGACGTGGTGGCCACGGCCTGTGATCAAGGTCACTGATGTTGCTCGGCTAGACATTGGGAAGGCGCGGGATGAGCGACTATAGATCAAAGGGTTTGAGGATCAATATCGAATTTCATGCCACCAAATTCAGTTCCTTGTGCATCCCACCCATCCCAGTCCTCAGATTTGCTATTGATGCCTCCATAGTCGGCCTCCATGGGCGGCTTAAGCGCCTCGAACACGTCGTTAGACACCGTCACCACCTTCTAGATGACCGCGTTCTGCTCCTGGATGGCCTTGAGAACCACGGTGATGTCGTCAATCCGTTGCTTCATATGATGGTTTGACGTTGTTGGTGAGTGGAGAAGGTGAGGTTCTTGAGGTAGCGCGGGGCTTCACCAAACATCATGGCCATACAAAGAACAATAGAAGTACCAAAAATTACGCCCATatccatagaccacctagtgacgactacaagcaTTGAAGCGAGCTGAAGGCACACCATCGCCATCGTCCCTCCCTTACCGGAGACGggtaaaccttgttgtagtagacagttgagACATTGTCGTGCTAAGCCTGAAAGGATCAGCACATCAGAACAACAATTGTCGTCAATGAAGAGAAGCGTCGATAAGAAGGATCAAACTTGCAAACACATGAACACAAAGAAACGAATACTATCCACCGAAGACAAAGACCGACCGAATAAAGGAACGAATACTATCCATCGAAGACAAAGACCGACCGAATCCCCTGAGATCCGTCGGAGTTGTATATAGGAGGGAAGTAAAATGATTTTTATGAAAGAAAAATAGTACATATAATTTTGTAGACGTATTGGTCTATGGAAGAGAACAATATATTGTGGAGGTGTTGAACGCCTATCTTTATTGAACGCAATGAAcatttttaattcaaaaaaatagtcttgatcatgTCGTTCGTGGCTTATATTAGCGCAGCACACACTTTTGCGAAAAGCGCATAGTTGAGTATAGTTCCACTAAATTTGCGTCGTTACAAAGACTGAATTGTCATGGCCTCTTAATTTCAAAGATTTACTCGATTGACTGTTATTTTTTTGATTGGCGTGAGATTTTACCTATTTCTTTTCCTTTGCACCTTATGAACCCTGAAAAAATTACACTTCATAAAAaacgaatggagggagtaatacgtAGGAATTTTGttggaaaaaataaaatgagagttCAGACCAAACATGTGGCACAAGCTTGGCCTCGTTGCAAAGGCTTGCCGCCACCCGGCGACTTCCTTTGGCACGATCACGTCGCGTCACATGGACGAAATCACGAGCGACAAATCACAACGTGACGATCAGGAAAGAAAGACCAGAACACTGCCGTGGCAGATTGAAGTTTCGAGCACCATTATCATCGAGCCAATCGGACAACACAGCCTCCAGTGTAGTGAGGACTGAGGAACTGAGGATGTGTCCGTACTTCGTGCTGGTCGCCGGCGTCGCCGCGCTCCTCGCCGTCACCTGCGTTGTCATCAGGAAGGCTcgacgcagcagcagcagcagcagcaagctcCCGCCCTCGCCACCGTCGCGTCCGCTGGTCGGCCACTTGCACCTCATGGGCAGCCTCCCACACCGCTCCTTGCGCGAGCTGCACGCTCGGTACGGCACCGACGGTGGGCTCCTGTTCCTGCGGCTCGGGCGCAGGCCGACGCTGGTGGtgtccacggcggcggcggcggcggacctgTACAAGAACCACGACCTCGCCTTCGCCTCCCGCGTGCCCAGCGTGCCGGTGGACAAGCTCACGTACGGCTGCATGAACGTATCGTTCGCGCCCTACGGCGACGCCTGGCGCCGCAGCAAGAAGATGGCCGTCATCCACCTCCTCTCCCCGCGCCGCGCCGACTCGTTCGGCCCTGTGCGCGCCGCCGAGGCGACCGCCCTTGTCGCGGGAGCCCGCCGCGCCGCGGAGGCCGGTGAGGCCGTGGAGCTGAGGGAGCTCCTGTACGCCTATAGCAACTCCGTGGTCACCCGCGCGGCCGCCGGCGCCGCGGGGGCCACGGCGGAGAAGATGAAAGAGCTTATGGGGAACTCTGCGGCGTTCATGTCGGGGCTCCAGGCGGAGGACGTGCTTCCTGGAGCGGCGGCCAAGATGGTTAGGTGGGCGACGGGGCTGGAGAAGAGGATCGACGTCCAGGTCGAAGCGTGGGACAAGTTCCTATCCGAGATAATGGCCGAGCACCTTGAGAAGAAGCGTGACGACGGCGCACTGGGCGCAGAAGAGGACTTCTTGGACGTCTTGCTCCGGCTGAGGAAAGAAGGCACCGCCGGGCTCGAGCTCACCGACAATCGCATCAAAAGCATCATCAAGGTGATCGCCGAAGAATTCGCTTTAAATTTCTCAGCAAATTTTAACTTAAATCGTTTCCCTTGATCCTCTGCTCCATGGCCGTTTCTTGATATGCAGGACATGATCTTGGCCGGAACTGAGACGTCATCTATCACGCTGGAATGGGTCATGGCGGAGCTCATCGGAAACCCGCGGGTAATGGCCAAGCTGCAGGACGAGGTAACACGAATCGCCAACGGCAAGCCGGCCATCGAGGAAGACGATTTGAGGAGGATGGAGTACCTTAAGGCGGTGCTGAAGGAGGTCCTCCGGCTCCACCCGCCGGCGCCGCTCCTCGTCCCGCACGAGTCGACGACGGCGGCGGTCGTCCAGGGCTACGAGATCCCCGCCAAGACGGCGCTATTCATCAACGCTTGGGCAATCGCGAGGGATCCCGCGGCGTGGGGCGACGCGGCGGAGGAGTTCCGGCCAGAGCGATTCTTGGACGGCGCCAGCGCGACGGACGTGGACGTGCGGGGGAATGACTACCAGCTCCTCCCGTTCGGCGCCGGCCGGCGAATCTGCCCCGCCATAAACTTCGCACTGCCGGTGCTGGAGATCGCGGTCGCCAGCCTTGTGCGCCACTTCGACTGGGAGCTCCCCGCCGGGACGCGTCTGGACATGGCCGAGACGCCGGGGCTGGTCACGCCGCCGCTGGTTCCACTGCGCCTCGTCCCCAAGTCAAGTGCAGGACGCATGCTTAATTAGCCAGCATTTAGCAGTGCCACGGAATCCGCAGGGGATTTCCTAAGAATTCAGTAGGATGCTAAATTTCTAAAGAATGTAATGCAAAAAGTGTCCTTAGAAATGATTTTAtagaatctataatacctaaatagttgatccctACTGtcatatttctcttgacatgcagcttATTCACATCATCATCCATTCATACGCAGCCACATCACCTATGATCCCAAATA encodes the following:
- the LOC123104523 gene encoding cytochrome P450 71A1; amino-acid sequence: MCPYFVLVAGVAALLAVTCVVIRKARRSSSSSSKLPPSPPSRPLVGHLHLMGSLPHRSLRELHARYGTDGGLLFLRLGRRPTLVVSTAAAAADLYKNHDLAFASRVPSVPVDKLTYGCMNVSFAPYGDAWRRSKKMAVIHLLSPRRADSFGPVRAAEATALVAGARRAAEAGEAVELRELLYAYSNSVVTRAAAGAAGATAEKMKELMGNSAAFMSGLQAEDVLPGAAAKMVRWATGLEKRIDVQVEAWDKFLSEIMAEHLEKKRDDGALGAEEDFLDVLLRLRKEGTAGLELTDNRIKSIIKDMILAGTETSSITLEWVMAELIGNPRVMAKLQDEVTRIANGKPAIEEDDLRRMEYLKAVLKEVLRLHPPAPLLVPHESTTAAVVQGYEIPAKTALFINAWAIARDPAAWGDAAEEFRPERFLDGASATDVDVRGNDYQLLPFGAGRRICPAINFALPVLEIAVASLVRHFDWELPAGTRLDMAETPGLVTPPLVPLRLVPKSSAGRMLN